The segment GGAAATAATATCTGCATAAAAACTAAAGATAAATCTGAACGTtaatggagggaaaaaaagacgAGCTGGTTAAattaaagatgatgatgagaagGGAAAGAGGTTACATCATTTCTTATTGTTCTCGGAATAAGAAAACTAGAAGGGAGGTGTACGAGGATAAATTAACTGCCTTGTGAAGAGTTTACTCACTTGTCTGTCCACGATGGATGGCACTGATAGCCCCCACCTCTGCTTCCCCAACCTCAACTCCTCCTGCAGACGACTGCTACGACCACCGTCTGAGACTGCTCTGCTCTACACcctgcttgtgtttgtctctctgctgaCTGTCACACTCAATTCTCTCGTCATTTTCTCCATCCCCCACTTCAGACAGCTCCACACTCCGACCAACACCCTGCTACAGTCTCTGGCTGTGTCCGACCTGCTGCTGGGACTGCTGGTGATGCCCATCGAAGGCCTGCGTTACATAGAAACATGCTGGTTACTGGGGAGGTTAATATGTGCTCTGAGTCCTTATGTTTTATACAGTCTTATCTCTACCTCTCTGGGCCACATAGTGCTCATATCCATCATTCGTTATCTCACTATCTGTGACCCACTGCAGCACTCCTGTAAGATCACCAAAACTAATGTGAACATCTGCATCTGTATCTGTTGGACATCTTCAAATGTCTACAATGGGTTAATTCTACAGGAGCACTTTTCTAACACCAACATGAGAACAGCTTGTTCTTTCTCactaagaaaaataaaaaccaaacaaacacacacagaaaaagattttcAAGCTTGAAAAcgcatacagtatttatatatatattttttatacttaCCCACCTGGCAGCTACAGTAAGGAGTCTGTGTGAATCAGgcctgtaaaaacaaataattagaaattaaaaataatgaataaaagcaAGAAATCAAATTACCAATAATCTTCTTCAGGCCCAGTTATTGTTCAGGAGCAAGGAAGACATGCTCCCTTGGttatatgttatttataaaCCTCTGCAGTTATAGTATGTACATAAGTTAAAAACTATAGGACATAAAATACAatgcacacatttttaaaatcatctcaTTCAGGGTAAACATTTAACAAGATTAGGAATATGCAACAACATATCACAcctgacctacactctgtacaaTAAGTGTAAAGTTTATCATGTTCCCAGGAGTTAAACCTTTTCAAAGCCTATAATCTAAAGGTTAGATACAAACCTTTTCTAAAGAACAATAAATATTTCTACATTAGaagttgttgtgttgtttactCTAGcatagatttatttaaattgcaAACTTAACTaactagaaaacaaagaaagctAAAATTAAAGCAACGTTCATTGGTAAACTAGGCTTGAGGAACTTCCTGTATGATGAAATAAGGATTCAGAGCGAGGAAATAGGTTTATTAGGctggaataaaaacactttcataACAACTGTTATTAATATATGTAAACTAATAGGTTATTCAAActtcagtgaaagtgaaaagtggAATCTAAATAAAACTTATAGATatagggagagaaaaagagattaTGACTATTATGGGGGAAAGAAGTTACATCATCTCTTATTGTTCTTGGAAAACTCGAAGGGTGGTGCGAGAGGACGATAAATTATCTGTCAGGTGAGGAGTTTAGTCACTTGTCCTCTCGCCTCCACCTCATCTCTGCTTCTTCCCTCCCTGATGGATGGCACTGATAGCCCCCACCTCTGCTTCCCCAACCTCAACTCCTCCTGCAGACGACTGCTACGACCACCGTCTGAGACTGCACTGCTCTACACcctgcttgtgtttgtctctctgctgaCTGTCACACTCAATTCTCTCGTCATTTTCTCCATCCCCCACTTCAGACAGCTCCACACTCCGACTAACACCCTGCTACTGTCGCTGGCTGTGTCCGACCTGCTGCTGGGACTGCTGGTGATGCCCATCGAAGGCCTGCGTTACATAGAAACATGCTGGTTACTGGGGAGGTTATTATGTGCTCTGAGTCCTTATGTTCTATACTGTCTAACTTCTGCCTCTGTGGGCCACATGGTGCTCATATCTATAATCCGTTATGTGACTATCTGTGACCCACTGCAGCACTCCTCTAAGATCACCATGACTAATGTTAAAatctgtatctgtctctgttGGACATCCTCAGTTATCTACAATGCTTTAATTTTAATGGACCACATGGGGAATCCTGACAGATTCAGCTCCTGTCATGGGGagtgtgttgttgttatcaACTACATCCCAGGAACTGTTGACCTATTTGTCACCTTTGTTGCTCCCTGTACTGTCATGGTTGTGTTGTCTATGAGGGTGTTTCTGGCAGCTCTTTCTCAGGTGCGTGTCATTCAGTCACAGAAAGCTGCTATCAGTGTTGAAGCAGCTCCAACTGCTAGAAAatcacagagaaaagcagcaaggACTCTTGGGATACTgatagttgtgtttctaatgtgtttctGCCCTTATTACTATCCCACACTCGCAGGTAAGGACACCTCATCCAGCTTGTCTTATTACTCCATATTAGCTTGGATCATGATGCTGAACTCTTGTATGAATCCTCTGATTTATGCTCtgttctacccctggtttagaaaagccATCAAACTCATTTTCACACTCAAAATACTGCAGGCCCAATCCCAGAAGGACATGATTCTGTAAAAAGAGATTAAAGTACGAGTGCatgtttcagtgtctctgacCAGCAGAGGTGAGACACACCACCTGTGGACATACAGCACCACAGAGACCCTTAAATTAATACATATGCAAATGTAAAGATGAATGCAAACGCACATTTCCAAAAAGAACTGATTAaagttgtttcagttttgtctcaACTAGACTCTCATCAAAGACTAAGACAAATACTAATACTACATTTTGAtgaatacagtataaataaaatgcacaaaacatcataaatatttttaaaataacttttgaTCATCCCAGTATAAATCAGTGTAACGGTTCTCTGATAAATCTGTCATTTTGACTTTTcagatcattattattatcatctaaTCAGTGATATTATGGTGTcgtttttaattcaattcaatgcaGTGTTGTTGTCAAATGCTAACAAAAAGTTGTTGTGAATCAGGTCTTTAAAATAATctgaacaaaatcaaaaaataaatacacagtctGCTTCCATTGGATCCCATTATTGCTGTGATGCCCTCAAACAAGGCATCCCCCCTGCTGGAGAATTAACTACTTGCACTTGCTTGATGAGGAAAAAATCAGTCATCCCTGCTGTTTTCGCCTGCAGTCATTGAACAAGTACTATTTACATCATTTGTTTATAGTGTTTGATGTTAAACTCAGCAGCACTTCAGGAGCTCAGGTTGTTTTAAGTTACTTCCAAGTGTTGTTGTCTAATCACCTGAAATGTCTGCTGTATGGACCCAAAAGTAACACAGCCTAGAAGCAGCTTTCAGCTATTAGAATGGATTTTTAATAAACGGCACAGAAGGAATTATCAATGTGGttataaatctgtgttttactgtacacCACGTAAACTAGAAGTTCAAAAACAcaattgtaaaataatatagTGACAAGATTTTTATGCAAAATCCAACATATAATAAAGCAGTCAAGTCAGAattaacacataaaaaatatctATGCACTCTGGGCATAGCAATATAACTGTTTGGAATTactattgatttttgtttgctCTCATAAACTTACCCATAAGGCAGATGGAGTCAGGTGTCTGTATGAAGCAGGCCTGTAAATCATAAGATTTCTGGTTAGAAAATGGTTATGAAACACTCAGTCATATGATatgttaatactgtatatgaagaTTTAAGGTAATAAATGTCTTATCATTAATAGgtaataataaaatcaacatCAAACCTGTCCTCATGTTCTCAGCACAAACATTAAAGGCTCAGGTTGGTTCAATAATGTTTAGTTATTGTTTATGTCTATAGATGTATTAAAATACGTGAATGTCATAATAACAAAACTGTAAAACGATGCATTATAACTTATTTTGATCACCTCGCATCACAGCCCcagtaccagcactcagccCCAGCACTCAGCCCCAGTACCAGCACTCAGCTgcagtaccagcactcagctgcagtaccagcactcagccccagtaccagcactcagccccagtaccagcactcagctgcagtaccagcactcagccccagtaccagcactcagctgcagtaccagcactcagctgcagtaccagcactcagccccagtaccagcactcagccCCAGCACTCAGCCgcagtaccagcactcagctgcagtaccagcactcagccccagtaccagcactcagctgcagtaccagcactcagctgcagtaccagcactcagccccagtaccagcactcagccgcagtaccagcactcagctgcagtaccagcactcagcccagtaccagcactcagccccagtaccagcactcagccccagtaccagcactcagccgcagtaccagcactcagctgcagtaccagcactcagccccagtaccagcactcagctgcagtaccagcactcagccccagtaccagcactcagccccagtaccagcactcagccccagtaccagcactcagccccagtaccagcactcagcctgcagtaccagcactcagccCAGTACCAGCTACCAGCACTCAGCTgcagtaccagcactcagccCCAGTGACCACACTCACTgcagtaccagcactcagccCCAGAACTCAGTGCAGTACACAGCACTCAGCCCcagtaccagcactcagccgcagtaccagcactcagccGCAGTACAGCACTCAGCTgcagtaccagcactcagccgcagtaccagcactcagccgcagtaccagcactcagctgcagtaccagcactcagccgcagtaccagcactcagccgcagtaccagcactcagctgcagtaccagcactcagctgcagtaccagcactcagccccagtaccagcactcagctgcagtaccagcactcagccccagtaccagcactcagccgcagtaccagcactcagctgcagtaccagcactcagccccagtaccagcactcagccgcagtaccagcactcagccgcagtaccagcactcagcTGCAGTACCACCCTCCGAACAGCAGAGGGCGGTGTTGAATAATAAGATGACAGCCAAAGCTAGCAGCGAGGTAGCTAACGTTAGGAAGTAGCTAGCTATGACCCTGAACTACTTGTTCTAACAAACCCAAATGTGTGTACAactttaaaaatacttttatttaaatatgttacgGACACTGTGTCGGACAGGTGGAGCCGTTTTAAAGGTAAGCACCCCGTTTCCATCTATTAACAGCTCTAGTGTGCTAGCATTAGTGAACAGATAGCCCCACCTGCTAACTGTAGCTGCCAAGGTTACTGTATATTAAtcatataatattaatatgtgtgtgtttacttttcaAATTAGCTTCTTATTTGTGCACATGTATCATAAAATAAGCCGTTTATCCATAACATAGCAAGTAACGTTACCTGATGGAAGCAGTTAGTAGAtagctaacattagctgctCCTGCTGATACCAATACAAGCTTTTGTCCTGTACTAACTcaatgtatatataatataatgcatTGGCCAATTGGACAGTACATACAAATAATGTAATGTCtaaacgtttttgttttttagcagtAATCCTAGTtaacaatttgtttttgttgtacttCATTCAAAGTAGTAATACCACAGTATGTTTGGTTGATGGTTGTAGTTATATTCTATTACAAGTCAGGTCCTGCATTCAAAATTGAAGTATTAGTATGAGAATGTACTAAAAGTAAAGTACTCATGGAGATTTAAGAACAATATATAAGATTGTTGGATTATAATTAAAGTTGCTTTAATGTATCACGTTAATCATGCAGCTGGTAAAAATGGGActaatttgaattatttcagtACTTTTTGTACTCAAGTTAAAGTGACAGGTTGaaaatttgtatttttggaaGGATCCACTGACCTGTAATAACATACTTTGTAAAAACTGtctgattttctgtctctgtagaACTCCCAGCTGACTGTGCCCAGGTTGTGGGTGACCCCAGCCCAACAACGATGGGCCTCCCGCCTACCCATGAACACCGTGGTCCTGTTTGTGCCACAGCAGGAAGCCTGGGTGGTAGAGAGGATGGGTCGCTTTCACCGCATCTTAGAGCCGGTAATTTCTTTCAATCGGGGGTTTAAAGGCACGTGTAATAGAAGGCTAATCTTTCTATGTTACCTCCATCAATCAACATAAAGGTAAAGATAAATGGAACAGTAAGACGTTTCTTGTCCTTTCTTGTAGGGACTGAATCTCCTTATTCCAATACTTGACCGGATCCGTTATGTGCAAAGTCTCAAAGAGATTGTTATTGACGTCCCTGAACAATCAGCTGTATCCCTTGGTAGGTttcattttaggaaaaaaaagtcatagCAATTGTCGGTTTAATTAAGTCTTCATGGAGTAATAAACTCAtattttcttctcctcacacAGATAATGTGACACTGCAAATTGACGGAGTTCTTTATTTAAGAATTTTAGATCCTTTTAAGGTATGTTGGTAAGAATTAAAACTGCTCAGACACTAAAATTACTAACATACTTAATAGGACATTATTTGATATGTGTCTAATCAACAATCATCAATATAACATCAGTATCAACACAATGTGTTACTTCTTCCTCTGACAGGCATTTGTGgaagaaatgtaaaacttttttaaaacttcTAGTACCCTTTATTTTGGAAACTAATTTTTGGACCTTCatgttaaactttttttgttttaaaacacattGAACATTATGTAGGAGTAGTTGTACTTTTCTACCAGCAGGTGGCACCACATAGTTTGACTATTCATGAAATCATGCAGACTGATGAGTTGTGTCTCTCCAGGCTAGTTATGGCGTGGAGGATCCAGAGTATGCAGTGACTCAGCTCGCACAAACCACAATGCGTTCAGAACTGGGCAAACTCACGCTGGATAAAGTATTCAGGGTAAAGGAATTTCTGCACTgcttggtttttattttattgcaacaCAGTAGTGATAAGTACCTTTAACCCACTGTCTTAACCCTCTCTGGTTTAAAGGAAAGGGAGTCTCTTAATTCCAACATCGTCCACTCCATCAATCAAGCGTCAGATGAATGGGGAATCCGATGCCTGCGTTACGAAATTAAAGATATACAAGTTCCACCTCGTATTAAAGAATCAATGCAGATGCAGGTGAGACACACAGAAGCTTTGCTGTCACTTTAAAACCCTGAAGTGCAGTCAAACCTTTCCTCACAGAAGATAGATCacttgagctttttttttttttacacaacatAATGTAAATAACATCCCTGTATTTCAGGACATATCCTTGTAATACCACATACCACCATACACCTTTCAGAAACTCTACATAGACTGAGTCAAATGCACTTACACCTGAGTGTGGACAGAGTTTATGAAAATCGTCGCACCCAACAACAGGGGGATTTTAGGATTGTTTTGTCTCCTTGGAGGAAAAATATTTGACATCTCTATTTGTTCATTGCTTCCTGTGTAGGTGGAGGCTGAGCGGAGGAAGAGAGCTACAGTGCTGGAGTCTGAGGGCACACGGGAAGCGTCCATCAACGTGGCAGAGGGTCGCAAGCAAGCCCAGATCCTAGCttcagagggagagaaagctgAGCAGATCAACAAAGCTACAGGTTGgtgcattttactttttacttaaagaaacaaatgtttaactCGGATTTTTCCATGCAAGAATCATGAGAGCATGTAGGTAATTGAAGGCCTTGTTAACTTAGGACTTAGTCCGTCATTactctaaatccacaaagcGTTTAATTACGTGCCTGCAGACAGTGTTACAACACTGCACAAGGATTTGAATTCAGACTTCAAACAGATTAAACATAGTTACTGACAATCCTCAAACAGATTGAGTGAATCGAGAGGAATGTTGAAAAAGGAGGTTTAAAGCCTGTATTATACTGTAAGTCCAAAATAAATctacttttgtcattttgtaaatgtatctTGTCTGTAGGTGAGGCCCAAGCTGTGTTAGCCATAGCAGAAGCCAAATCCAAAGCCATTCGTCTGTTAGCAGAGGCTCTGGCTGAACAGGTATAGAATTGATTTTAATGGCTCATTTATCATTAAAGGATCAGAAGCCATTGTGGCCGTTTAGAAATGTTCAGGTTGTCACAGTAACCAGAGATTTGCTTGTTTTTGACAGAACGGAAACGCTGCAGCCTCACTGAGTGTTGCTGAACAATATGTCTCTGCTTTCTCCAACCTCGCCAAAGAGTCCAACACTGTGCTTCTGCCCTCCAATACTGGTGATGTTAGTGGGATGGTCACACAGGTATTCTGTCTTCAACTGGTTAATTACCATTCAGGATTACTCTAAagatagtttgtttttgttcacaaaaagatgaacaaaggagatatattacatttactttagaGCTGCAGGAAGGCAGATTTGTTATCCTCTGATAGATCCAAGTTAGCTGTTTCCCCTGTTTCCAGTATTTATGCTGAGCTAAGCTGGTTTTAGCATCATATTTAGCAAACAAATAATGACATTCTCATAACTGCTGACAAGGATGTgaataagcatatttcccaTAATGTCAAGTTATTTCTTTCAGTCATGGGAgagtaacaaaagaaaatcgAGAGTGAACACTGTAAACACCGCGGTGCTGGTGGCAGTATTGTTCTTAACCTCAGCctcattattttcttatatcAGGGCATACTTTTTCCGCTATCAAATATCGCTTACTTAATGTCTTTGCAACCTGTTCTTGTGCCTTCAGGCCATGACTATTTACAGGACATTATCCAAACCGAGGCTACAAGTTGGCAGCATAAAGGCTGAAACAGAGGAACCCAGTGAAGACACTCCAACCCATTCAACACCATCTCAATAGCAGAGGACACCATTActgcagaaaaaagaagaggccGTTCTCAAAGTGATAGAGTACAATGgctctgctgtgtctgtctcGTCCAAAGGGCACTCTATCTGCTGCTGAGCACAGGATGTCGAGACAGAGCAACAGCACTTGATAAACGGAGACAGTGCAGAGCAAGGACAGCTGGGAAAAGGGAGGAACTCAAGTACTATGTTAATTGTGTTGGTCAGGTGTTGTACCTTAACTAAATCTACTGTGCTGTGTAGATAAGGCCAGTATGTTcagacacaaagcaaatgaATCTGCAGATTCTCAACAACCTTGTTGCCTGTGAATGAACATTTAGCCGCTGTAAGATCATATGTTTATGTCACTTTTTAGGCCACAATTATGTTGTCCAATGACTCATATTTCTCCCACGTCATTCAGTCTGGTCTCATGTTTAAAATAGCATTCAGTATAATTTCAAAAGCagataattttatttatttatttttttctatattggATGCATCAGTCCGGTGATGATAGTTATGTTTAGGGTTTAATTCAGAGgtgaataattcatttatttgttgatgctgctgcaaaaaaacCAATAAAAgctctacagtaaatgtcaatgtttgtttttctgttttagaaaaCAGTGACTAACTGTGTTATGGATCATAACATACTGTTTTAATTAGAGCAACTGTGTATAGTTTCCATCACTGCAATTTTGTGCAGTTCAGGCAGTGATGTAatagaaacctttttttattatttggtaaCACTGACTTGATCTTTTTATTGTTGGCTGATCTCAGTTGTGttcttagttttattttgagCTGGTTCACAAAGTTCATCTGTCATGAACTGTGATTCCTGTAAAGGTTTCACATAGTAGTTACTATGTTGACTGGATTGCACTAGTTTAAAGTGTGTTAGTTCCAAAGTATCCCTCGGGAGATAGATTTTAATTCTTTCATACTTGATATACTTTCACATTTGTGAGGCAATAATGTGTGGTAGcagcaaaattattttttaaagaattctGTTGAACAGCACAGAGCCTGGCGTTACTTCCTGATAATCCTACACGCCTAACTCGGATGATGAAATGGAGCAAAGCAATGACTGGAATGTGGAATCTTGTTGCACAGATTCAACACATAAAGCGTACTACAAGCAGCCACTTGCCACCATGTGCGTACATGTGTATGCGCGTCTTAATTCTTGAAACGGCTGGCAGTGACTGGTCCAAAAATCGGATGTTTTCTCATTCGACCATTTCCCAGACAcacctctttctccctcctccttgtCCTCCAGTCTCTCcacttcttctttccttcccGTCTTTCCATCTGTGCCCATAATTTATTTTACCGTTGTCGGTAACTGCTTTGCCCTGGGAGAGGAAAGTACAGatattataatttaaacaaagatGTAACTTCCTTCTGCTGTTCACCTCTTCTTAccctcccctccacctcctttgggacacacagacacacatgcccTTGGGGCAGTATAGTTAAAGAGGTGTGtaaagtttgtcttttttaggaCCTTGAACGACCAAACCAGACACAAAGAACATGAGTAGAAGTGAGAGGTGGAGGGAAAATGCAAAGATGGAGCTTGATGAAGTGTGAAGGAGTGAAGGCAGAAGGCAGAAAAGGTGTTTGGAGCTGCAGGTGTGACaccagtttctgtctctgtcccacacacactcacacacaccagtaTTGACATTGAAATAATCCTTACTGGGGTGAAGAAAACCCCGAGGTAATTGGGGGTAGCTGAcataaagcagaaacagaagacaGAGTAAGAGACAGCAAAGGTATTAGCAGCTAATAAAAA is part of the Anabas testudineus chromosome 2, fAnaTes1.2, whole genome shotgun sequence genome and harbors:
- the LOC113163300 gene encoding trace amine-associated receptor 13c-like, giving the protein MDGTDSPHLCFPNLNSSCRRLLRPPSETALLYTLLVFVSLLTVTLNSLVIFSIPHFRQLHTPTNTLLLSLAVSDLLLGLLVMPIEGLRYIETCWLLGRLLCALSPYVLYCLTSASVGHMVLISIIRYVTICDPLQHSSKITMTNVKICICLCWTSSVIYNALILMDHMGNPDRFSSCHGECVVVINYIPGTVDLFVTFVAPCTVMVVLSMRVFLAALSQVRVIQSQKAAISVEAAPTARKSQRKAARTLGILIVVFLMCFCPYYYPTLAGKDTSSSLSYYSILAWIMMLNSCMNPLIYALFYPWFRKAIKLIFTLKILQAQSQKDMIL
- the LOC113163297 gene encoding stomatin-like protein 2, mitochondrial, with the protein product MLRTLCRTGGAVLKNSQLTVPRLWVTPAQQRWASRLPMNTVVLFVPQQEAWVVERMGRFHRILEPGLNLLIPILDRIRYVQSLKEIVIDVPEQSAVSLDNVTLQIDGVLYLRILDPFKASYGVEDPEYAVTQLAQTTMRSELGKLTLDKVFRERESLNSNIVHSINQASDEWGIRCLRYEIKDIQVPPRIKESMQMQVEAERRKRATVLESEGTREASINVAEGRKQAQILASEGEKAEQINKATGEAQAVLAIAEAKSKAIRLLAEALAEQNGNAAASLSVAEQYVSAFSNLAKESNTVLLPSNTGDVSGMVTQAMTIYRTLSKPRLQVGSIKAETEEPSEDTPTHSTPSQ